CTCTCGGCCATCAGCGGGAACATATCCTCGTGATATTTTTGCCAGTGCCCCGAGGTTTTGAATAAATCCACGCGGGCAATGTGAGGGGTGACAACCTGCTGGTAGCCGCGCTTCAGTTGCTCCTGCTTCAGAAAATCTTCTAGCACCGAGCGCAGGGTCGTCCCCTTCGGGGTCCACAGGGGTAAGCCTGGCCCCACGGGATCTGCAAAGATAAACAAACCCAATTCTTTGCCCAGTTTTCGATGATCGCGGCGCTGGGCTTCAAGCTTCCGACGTTTGTACTCAGCCAACTGCTCGGGGGTTTCCCAGGCCGTGCCATAGATTCGCTGCAACTGAGCCTTGGTCTCATCGCCTCGCCAATAAGCTCCGGCAACACTCTCTAGCTCAATGGCATCGGGGTTAATCTCAGCAGTATTTTCCAGGTGGGGGGCCAGCACAGAGATCCCACCACTGATCCCCCAGATGGTAGAGGGTAATCGGCTCCTCAAGACCCGCTAAAATTTCTAGCTTGTAGGGTTCTTGAATCGCCTGAATCCGTTGTTGCGCCTCCTCCCGACTCACCTGTTCTCGATGGACGGGCAACTTACGGTTGATAATCTTCACCATCTCTTTTTTGATGGTCTTCAAATCTTTATCTGTGAAGGGTTCAGGATGGTCAAAGTCGTAGTAGAACCCATTTTCAATCCATGGTCCAATGGTGACTTGAGCCTTGGGAAACAGCTTCTGTACCGCCATCGCCATCACATGGGAGGTGGTGTGGCGAATTTTCTTCAACGTCTCCGACTCACTGGTTCGGAGGAGATGAATTTTCGCAGGTTCAGCAGAGGGAAAAACAGGGACAGACATGGATGTCAATGAAGAAAATTCAGAACGCAATCGAGAACGCCAGAGGAGTTCAGCATCCTCTCTACCTCTATCTTAACTAGGGGATCTGCTCCTCGGAGAGCCATCCCTGAGAGAAGCAGGGGATCTCAAACATAGTACGGAATATCAACGCGTTACCATTTAAATATCAGGCTCTACACCCAAGGCACGATACCGAGTCTCAGTTTACCGGGACCTGAAGGGAAGGGGTAAAGATAGGATCACAACCACTCTGGGACAATTTTCAGGACTGATGGGGCGGTGTCGGCAGCTTTCAAACACAAAAAACCTGTTTTTTAGGCTCCCTGGAGCAGGCAAATCTCCGAACACGGGTACAGTAGGCACAGGAGGAGGCTCCTACGGTCTAACTGCTGAAACCAGCCACTAAGGGGGAGCCTGGAGTAAAGACTTCGAGGCTGGTGGTATGGCATCATTTGGTAACAGCATGTTGGCAGGCTCCTCCCCTGATTTGGGATGGAGAACACGATTCGTTCACCGAATAACCCACAGAGATAAAAGTTAAAAGTTTGGTGCACAACCCCTGGATGAGGGCCTGATCGCAGCGTTAAAGAATCAATATCTGAACAATGACTTACAATAACCAATTTCAAATTTGCTAAAAATCTGGCGCGGAGGGACTCAAATGCTACAGCTACTTTACATCCTTGCTTTTACAATTCTGGCCTTCTTGGCAGTTGGCAACCTCATCCGTAGCCTCCTGACCCTCGGAATTGAAGCCCAGCGTACCTATTCTCCAGTGGGTTGGGGGACGAGTGGTCAGCCCGACGCTAGTTTTACTCCCCATCCGCAATCCCGTTCCTCCCCCCACCCAGAACTCTTGGATGCCGCGGGCAATGTCATCAATGAACCCCTGCTGGTGATGCGTTCGATGACTGTTGAAGATGCCAGAGAGCGCTTAGATGCCCTCTATGAGGCATCTCCTGGTTATGATGGCGAGTCTCGGGATGAGTGATTCAGTAAGGTAAAAGATGATGGGATTTCTTTGGCAGCAGGTACAGACTTTTCTAAACCGCAAGGTTGAGCCAGCCCAACTGCAAGAGCTAAAAATTGAGCTTCTGGAAGAGTCCACGGCGGATTCCAGCTATCTGATTCTGATCATTGGTTCCTGCGCGATCGCCACCTTAGGGTTACTGTCCAACAGTGCCGCTGTCATCATTGGGGCCATGCTCATTGCCCCCCTGATGTCCCCGATTCGAGGCATTGCCTTAGGGGCTCTCGAAGGCAGCCCCGAACTTTTTCGTCGTGGCTTCTTGTCTGTAATCCTGGGCACCCTGATAGCAACTACCCTGGCTTGTTTCCTAGGAGTGTTGGTGAGCCTGCCAACCTATGGCAGTGAGATTCTTGCCCGTTCCCAGCCCAATATTCTGGATCTGGGAATTGCGATCGCCGCAGGTGGGATTAGCGGGTATGCGCGGGTGCGTCCCAAAATTTCAGATACGTTGGCTGGTACGGCGATCGCCGTGGCACTGATGCCCCCGGTATGCGTGATTGGCTTGGGACTGGCCCAGCTGAATCTCCCCCTCAGCCAAGGGGCAACCCTGCTCTACCTGACCAATTTGTTGGGAATTACCCTTTCCTGTATGTTGGCTTTTTGGCTGACGGGCTATACACCCCTAGCCCAAGCTAAACAGGGACTGGCTTGGACCCTTGCCTTGACCGGGGTCTTACTGATTCCCCTCAGCTACAGTTTTGCTGAATTGGCGCGACAAGCCCGATTAGAAGCCAGCCTCAAACAGGCTTTACTCAATCGCACCATTACCTTTCAGAAGCTCGAGCTAGTGCACTTGGAAACCAACTGGCTGCATCAGCCCCCTGAGGTGCGGTTGACAGTGCGGGCAAAACAACGAGTGACGCCAAAACAGGTGCAACTTCTGGAAGAATTTGTTGCCAAAGCCATGAAACAGCCTTTTAAGCTGATTTTTGAGGTCAGCCAGGTGGAGGAAATAACTAGAGAATCTGATCCTGAGGCTCTGAACTCACAAAACCCGTGACCTTCGAGAAGGTCACGGGTTTTGTGTCTGTATGGACTAACGGAGGAAGGTCTACAAGGGATGGAACAGCAAGTCTGGAAAGAAACGGTTGAATTCGATCAGAATGCCAGCTGTAATCACCATCCAAGCCGTAGCTAATACGGGAGCTGTCGAAAGGTACTTAAGGAAATACTGCATGTGCAATTCTCCGAAGAATGATTGAATTAAAGGAGTTTAGCAATTAGCGTGGAGAGACCG
The Neosynechococcus sphagnicola sy1 DNA segment above includes these coding regions:
- a CDS encoding DUF2973 domain-containing protein, whose protein sequence is MLQLLYILAFTILAFLAVGNLIRSLLTLGIEAQRTYSPVGWGTSGQPDASFTPHPQSRSSPHPELLDAAGNVINEPLLVMRSMTVEDARERLDALYEASPGYDGESRDE
- a CDS encoding DUF389 domain-containing protein, whose amino-acid sequence is MMGFLWQQVQTFLNRKVEPAQLQELKIELLEESTADSSYLILIIGSCAIATLGLLSNSAAVIIGAMLIAPLMSPIRGIALGALEGSPELFRRGFLSVILGTLIATTLACFLGVLVSLPTYGSEILARSQPNILDLGIAIAAGGISGYARVRPKISDTLAGTAIAVALMPPVCVIGLGLAQLNLPLSQGATLLYLTNLLGITLSCMLAFWLTGYTPLAQAKQGLAWTLALTGVLLIPLSYSFAELARQARLEASLKQALLNRTITFQKLELVHLETNWLHQPPEVRLTVRAKQRVTPKQVQLLEEFVAKAMKQPFKLIFEVSQVEEITRESDPEALNSQNP
- the psaJ gene encoding photosystem I reaction center subunit IX, which gives rise to MQYFLKYLSTAPVLATAWMVITAGILIEFNRFFPDLLFHPL